The DNA region ATGCTTTGTCATCTGATGTGGCGGCTATGTTCTTCCCTTTATCCATTCCACCCTCAGGGAGTGGAGGCGAATCCTGCATTAAAATTTCAAATGTTCTGGTATGAACAATGGTGAATGATATGATACCATATACAGCACATGCCACATCAAACACAATATAGTGTGGTGTGTTTAACTGTTAATAGTCGATTGCTACTTACAACGTTAGTTGAATCAGGGAAGTCTTGTGTTGGATCATTATTTCTTCCTGCAATGATAAAACATCCATCAGATCAGCAACAGTATAATTCCTAGGCAATTATTACGCACGAATCCAAACAAGAATTAAGAGACAACAGTACAAACAGAATGGAGACGAGAAGAGGATCTCTTATTTCGCATCAAGCAGCGAAACATAAGGCTCCAATAGTCTGATTACATCCCACATGCTAATATTTAGACTATTGTAGCTTACGGATATCAATCATTATGGTATCCTTGAGACGTATATCTAAACAACAATAATGCACCATACGCATCGCTACAAAGCATAGTTTTAAAGCTTTCCAATTCTGCGGGAAAGCTCCTGTGAGTTCCCCGAAGCAAAACAATTTGCTTTCATCACGAGCTGAACCCTACGTATCAGCAATACATCCGCCACAGCTAAAATTACCCAAAACTAAAGCAGGTGCTTGCTTGTAAGGTAAACCCTAACATGCCCGGAAagcccgaaaccctagcccaaGCCAAAGTCACGGACGGTTGGAGCAGACACCAATCCCATGAACCAGGGAGGAACGCAGAGCAATCTCAGGCTCACCGTGAGGCGACGACAATTGCGGcgacggggccggcggcggggcgagGCGCTTGCGGAACACCGAGCCGAAGAGCCGCGCGGCGCCGCCAGCGATGAGGCGGGAGGCCGGGTCCACGAGCCGGGACACCCAGCCGCCGCTCCCGCCCTCCCCGCCCGGCCCCGAGGATGCGGACGCCGCTGCGGCAGCGGCCGCGAGgcggtgcgcggcggcggcggcggggggccgcTCGTAGGGCGTGGAGGCGGCGCGGGTCGGCGGGCGCCGCCGGATCTTCCCTCCGGCGCCTGCGCCGGAGCCGGCGTACGGGCTCGGGTACATGgcgccgcggcggtggcggaggcgcggggtggaggcggaggcgcggggaAGTGGAGGAAAGGGGCAAGGCGAAGGCTAGGGCTTCCTCCCGTCCCGCGAGTCGCGAGGCCCGTGTAGTTCGCAGCTTCCTGTTTCTTTCTGCTCCTGTGCTAGGCGCGCAGGCGTGGGCTCGCGGCGGATACGTAATTTCCCGTACGGGCGCCTGCCGCTTCCCGGGCATCCCATCAACGTTCGGATTTGATAATTTGAACTTTTAACACGGTTAGAGCCGTTAATGCGAAAGGTGgatttgaatttttgaactgccttatttttttatatatatcaCGCAGGCAGGATATGAAAGCCCGGATGCTTATTTGAGGTTATCGTGGCTAATAAATAACCTCCCTACCTCACGTGATACTGCTGCAGTTACGAGTTCGAACATCCAAGTTATTTCCGTTCACATGGTTTTCAGTACAAGTCCTGCAGAAATCCAATAAAATTTGCAACCAAACACACAGATGCAGGAAAAACAATGTTCAATAGCGATTTtttaaaagaaaaggaaaagaaaaatcaATGTTCAGAGTTCAAACGCCAACTTCagaacataaaataaaataaaacatAGTGCTCCTCCGTGTCAGTGCTAGATTGCTAGTTTGTCCTACCACTGCAATGTTATCACAAACAAAAAGAACCATTTCGGCGCACATGGTGTGGTCTCACCAAGAAATTGCCCGGCCGTGTTATGCGTGCCACGTAGGGGTGGCGAGCCCACTAGCTACAGTCTACAGCAACGGCATTCGTTGGCACGCCGCCATGTCTGGCGAACCATTTGCTGCTCCTCTCCGGCGGCCGTGCCCCACCTAGGATCGCCGTGAACCACTCAGCTAGCGTCAGCCTCTGGCTGCACGACCAGCTGGACGGACAGCAACTCAACAGGCCACGGCAGGAGCACGACACCCCATACTAAAACGCCGGGACAAGAACCGAAAGCAATGATTCtacttgccctttcaagagctCATGAGTCATGAAAGGCGCGTCGATGACAAGACCATAACAACTGCACCAACAAAACAAGGTGCTGTTGATGTATGTAGTTAGATGTTCAACTCCGAATAAAAGAGGGTGGTTGAACACACATTCTAAGCCATACGAAAGTGAGGTGGAATAAGAGTGTTGTGTAAGTACATCCATGGCACATTAGGCACACAAACGCTGGTTGAGTTTTAGAAAATGGCATTAGGTGTAACAAACCCTATGCTGAACCCGAATGAGATGCAGGTCAGTTCCTCGTTGCTGTCTCCCAGCAGCTTCATAGTGAGAGTGTAAGAACCCTGCAACAGAAAGAAATGCCAGGAAAAAAGTTAAAGAAATTCAGTCCCGAGAAATCCAGCAAGCCTAGTTCACTAATTGAGCTGTGCTGGTTATGCTTACTGGCGGGGTGAATGATGGCAATGTCTGTTGGCTAGCTAGCATGAATTCACCAGTTGCTGGGCAAGAGGTCTCATCACAGAAGTTGTGAGTTTCTGAATGAACGTGGAAGATGAAGTATGCAACATCTATCACTAGCTTCCCTGTAGTGATGTTTTTATCTGTATTCATAAACAAAAACATTGCGTAAATACCCTGTTTGGGTATGGCACGAAGTAACCAGATAAACTGACAAGGTAATAGAAATTAAATAACGAATACTCAAGATAAGCAAATCATAACAGTATACAATAGATCATCTAGATAATTTTTTCGACTTTAGATTCATCCACAGTGCTCCAACAGCCATACAAGCCTGTTCCAAATGTAAAATAACTATAACAATGTCTTTATAAAGTAAGATAATGCCATATGTATGCTGATCATGATATCATGAACGTCCAAAAAAAAGTGTGAGCAAAATTGAACAGAGCTTCTATGCAAAAGCTTGCACTGTGGTCAGGTCATATGAGCAATAGACAATAAACAGCTTTGCGAAATTCTTGATCACATAAACCTTGCAAAATTCTTTCTCAACCTAAACAATAGAGACTGTGGAATAAATAGATGATAGATCAAACATATACTCCCTAGGTGACAGAGTAATGACCATTTGGATGTAACAAGAAGGTAGGTATCTAACTTCCAAACAATATTCTTATCTAAAATGATTGATGACGAGGAGATtttccaaatttagagaaacTAGATAGTAACATCATAATTTGTGAATAAAGGTTCAGCTTTCAGCAAGCTATAACAGGATGGCTTAAATGCTAAAGTAGGTGGATAAAATCCACCAGATAGTATGTAGATCTAGGCAGTACACAATTTCATTGTCTGAATTTTAATCGACCTTACAGATGGAAGAGTAGTTATATAGCACAGTATTGCTTTTACGCCGAGTCACAACAATCAATTTACCCTGCTTTGCAGTTATACTCTTTAACCTTCGCTCGAGAGGAACATATGGGCACATCACATAGGATATGGCAGATCATTTGTAGGATACAACTTGTGCAACAAAATGGTCCTGATTGACTCAAATACTGGCATCAGCAAAAGAAGAAAGGTTACAAAAGTAACAGAAATCGCTGAATTGGCATGCACACCTGCATCCAAATTCCCAGTATATGTTGTTCCATACTTTCATCTGAAAGGGCACATTTGTCAAGAACAGTCTAATACATGACTAAGGAGAGAAGTGATTTTCCTTGGAAAATTCTTTGTTGTGTTTGATAATTGGTACGCCAGAAAAATCCTACAAAATTCTTATTGCGAAACAGGGACAATGCCATAGAAACGCAAACGCTCACCGAACCCTAAGTTATGGCATGCTATAGAATCAACAGCTCGGTTTAATCCGGCAAGCATTATACCCAATCCGGGACAATGACTACACGGGAATTTCCTCCCGGCTAATAAATGGGAAAGCACAATGGAACTGCCGAACGCGGCTTATCCGTTATGATCCGTACGACGCCATAATTCGAAACGCAGAGCCTAGTCCGTTGAGCGATCCCCGTCAACCGTCGCAACGGATAGATTGGTTACCTGTGGAGGCAGAGATCTTGAAGGTAGCCGGCTCCCCCCTGATGACGGGATCGGGGACGACCTCCACGCCGCTCACCTTCACTGGGTAGTCCCGCCCCTTCTCTGCAAAAAACCCACGAAATCGTCATCAGAACAAACTCGCCCCGCACAATCCCGCAGCAACAAACTCGAAAC from Panicum hallii strain FIL2 chromosome 9, PHallii_v3.1, whole genome shotgun sequence includes:
- the LOC112874988 gene encoding putative phosphatidylglycerol/phosphatidylinositol transfer protein DDB_G0282179, yielding MATKQHFLLLAAAATLLLLPSGSTATAVEYCKKGRDYPVKVSGVEVVPDPVIRGEPATFKISASTDKNITTGKLVIDVAYFIFHVHSETHNFCDETSCPATGEFMLASQQTLPSFTPPGSYTLTMKLLGDSNEELTCISFGFSIGFVTPNAIF